The segment CGCAGACCGTGACCAGCGAGTTCTCGCGCAGGCGCGATTTCAGCTGCTGCACGGCGTTGCCCTGGGGCAGGCGCACGCGGATCCAGCTGGGCTTGCGCAGCACGGGCACGTCGGTGTCGAAAGCCGCGCGGTTAAGCGCGATCTTGTCGTTGCCGAGCATCTTCTCGCCGGGCTTGTCGACGACGGCGATGGGGATGCTGCGGGAGGGGAAAGGGGCGGTTTGGCTCATAACGGCTACGACCTCAGACCGCAACGCGGGCGGGGAGTTCGGGGATGATGGGGGCGGATTCGACGGCGTGGAAGCCAAACTGCTTACAGAATTCCTGTACCAGGACGTCTTCCACGTCTGACAACCGCGACGGACCGCCCAAGTCTACCATCTGGGTGACCTCCAAGCCCTTGTAGCCGCAGGGGTTGATGCGGTGGAAGGGTTCGAGGTCCATGTTGATGTTGAAGGCCAGCCCGTGGAAGCTGCAGCCGCGGCGCACGCGCAGGCCCAGGGCGGCCACCTTGGCGTCCGCCGTATAGACCCCGGGGGCGCCCTCGCGGCGCGCCGCGCCGATGTTCCAGTCGCCCAGGGTGTCGATGATCGCCTGCTCGATCTTGCAGACCAGCTCGCGCACGCCCACGCCCACGCGGCGCAGGTTGATCATGGGGTAGGCCACGATCTGGCCCGGGCCGTGGTAGGTGACCTGGCCGCCGCGATCCACGCGGACCACCGGGATATCCCCGGCGAACAGCACGTGCTCCTCCAGCCCGGCCTGCCCCAGCGTGAACACCGGGTCGTGCTCCAGCAGCCACAGCTCGTCGACGGTGTCGTCGGTGCGGTTGTCGGTGAAGGCGCTCATGGCCTGCCAGGAGGTTTCGTAGGGCACGCGCCCCAGCCGGCGTACGTTGAGGGGGAGGGTCATTGGCGCAGGGGGGATTGAGGGGAATGGGGCCTAAATGCGGCTTCAGGCCCCACGATACAAGAACCCCTCAGAGAGTGAAGCGGATGTTCTCGTCCGCGCGCAGGGCCTCGTGGGCCTCCATGTACTTCTCACGGGTCGGTGCGACGAAGCTGATGGTCACCGACTCGTAGTTGCCGGCCGGGGTCAGCTTGGAGGTCACCGTCTCGTGGAGCACCTCCAGGCCGATGCCGTGGAGGATCTCCGGCACGCGGGCTGTGAGGCCGGCGTTGGCATTGCCAATCGCCGTCACCTCGAACTGGGCCGGGAACTGGAAGCCCTTGCCTTCGGCCTGGGCCTGGCTGAAGTCGATTTCTTTCATCGCTCGCCCTCCTTACTTCTTGCCGCTGTCGTCGCTATGGAACCACAGCATGATGGTGTCCCACAGGCGCGAGAAGAAGCCGCCTTCCGGGGCATCGTTGAGCGCCACCAGGGGGATGGTCTGCACCGGCTGGCCATCGAGGGTGACGCGCAGCGTGCCGACCTGCTGGCCCTTCTTGAACGGGGCGATCAGCGTGCCGGGCACGTCGAGGTTGGCCTTGAGCTTGTCGTAGTCGCCGCGCTTGACCGAGACCAGCACGTTTTCAGCGACGCCCAGCGGCAGCGTGTTTTCCGCGCCCTTCCACAGCTTCGGCGTGGCCAGCGGCTTGTTGGCGTCGTACAGCTTGTGGCTTTCGTAGAAGCGGAAGCCGTAGTTCATCAGCGCCAGCGCGGAATCCGCACGGCCCTTTTCGCTGCCGGCGCCCATCACGATGGCGATCATGCGGGCGTCGCCCTGCTTGGCCGAGGCGGCGAGGCAGTAGCCGGCGGCCGCGGTGTGGCCGGTCTTGATGCCGTCGACGGTGTTATCGCGCCACAGCAGCAGGTTGCGGTTGTGCTGCTTGATGCCGTTCCACTCGAACTCCTTCACGGCCGAGATCGCGTAATCCTCGGGGAAGTCGTGGATCAGCGCGCGCGACAGGATGGCGATGTCGTGGGCGGTGGTGAAGTGATTGGCCACCGGGTAACCCGAGGCGTTCTCGAAGTTCGAATGCACCATGCCGATCTGCTTGGCATAGGCGTTCATCAGGTTGGCGAACGCGGGCTCGGAGCCGGCGGTGTGCTCGGCCAGCGCGATGGCGGCATCGTTACCGGACTGGATGATCATGCCGTACAGCAGGTCCTTCAGCGGCACCTGGCTGTTGAGCTTGAGGAAGCTGGTGGAACCGTCGGTGCTCGCACCGCCGCCACGCCATGCGTTCTCGCTGATGGTGACCGGGTCGGTCATGTGGATCTTGCCGTTGGCCACTTCCGCGGAGACGACGTAGTCCGTCATCACCTTGGTGATGGAGGCCGGCTCCACCTGCATGTCCATGTCTTTCTGGGCAATGATCTGCCCGGTGTTGTAGTCCATCAGCACCCAGCTCTTGCCTTCCACATCCGGCGGCGGCGGCACGGGGGCCTCGGGCACGACGGGGCGCGGTACCGCGGGGCGCGGCGGCGTCTGCTGCGCCACGGTGACGCCAGCGACGAGCGCGGCGGCGGCGAAAGCGAACAGGGAACGGGGCAAGAGCTTCATCGTTTCAGCGGTCCAGTCAAAAACAAGCAGGAAAAAAGGGGCTCAGTCTACCGCGACCGAGGGCCTGGGCAGGCCCATGCCGGCAATCTGGTCGGTCACGCGGTCGGCGGTGTCCACATCGGCGAGGGGGCCCACCCGCACCCGGCGCACGCTGCGCCCGGCGATGCTGGTCTCCACCACACTGACCGGCCCAAGGCCGGCCCGGTTCAACTGGTCGGCCACGCGCTGGGCGTTGGCGGTGTCGGAAAAGGCGCCGACCTGGAGGTAAATCGTGGGTTTGCCGGCCACGCCGGAGGGGCTGGCGGCGTTGCCGACGGGCGCGGGAATCGCCGCGGACGGGCCACGTGCCGCGACCGGGCCGGATGGGGAGGCCACGGGACGTGCGCCCTGCCCTGCCATCGGCGGCAGCGCCTCGCTCGCCGAGGCATCCGTCATGCCCTGCACAGGGCCGGCATCCTCGGGATTACCGACCGCAACGGGCGTCGACGTGGTCGTGTTCGGTGCCGGACGCGGCGTGGAGGCCAGGACGGCACCCGCCACGACGGCCGACGGCGTCGGCGCGGTGCGTGCCGCGGGCGGCGCCGGGCTGCGCGCCGGACGGGCGGGCGGCGGCGGGGCCGTCACCGGCGAGGGTTTGGGTGCGGTGGAGGCGAGCGGCGGCGTGGCGGTGTAGACGGCGTCCGGGTCGCTCGGGTCGATCGCACGCACTTCGACCAGGCCGGTGCCGCTGGGCCACACGCCGATTTTCACGGCCGCGGCGAACGACAGGTCGATGATGCGGTTTTCGTGGAACGGGCCGCGATCGTTCACGCGCACGACCACGCTCTTGCCGTTCTCAAGGTTGGTGACACGCGCGTAGCTCGGCAGCGGCAGCGTCTTGTGCGCCGCGCTGAACTGGTACATGTCGTACTCCTCGAGGTTCGAGGTTTTGTAGCCGTGGAACTTGTTGCCGTAGAACGACGCGATGCCGCGCTCGACGTAACCGCGCGGGTTGGACATCACGTTGTAGGTCTGGCCGAGCACGGAATACGGCGACTTGTTGCCGTACAGCGAACGCGGCTCCACCTTCGGCACCGGCTCGGGAATCTTGCTGACGTCGGGGATGTCCGTGGGCACGCTGTCGCTGTTGGAGCGGTAGCGCGATGACTGCGATTTGCTGATGTCGTCGTGCCCGCCGCGGCTCGGCGAGCCACCCCGCGCGACCGGCCGGGTGTTATGCCCGCCGCCGCACGCGGCCAGCAACATCACCGTGAGAACGAGCGCCGTCCGCATCATGTTCACCGCCCCCACGGTGGCCGTTTTCATCGCGCGTTCGGTCCCTTCACGCGGGCACGGATCTCCTGCGCCAGCTGGTCGACCGCCAGCGCGTA is part of the Luteibacter pinisoli genome and harbors:
- the lipB gene encoding lipoyl(octanoyl) transferase LipB — translated: MTLPLNVRRLGRVPYETSWQAMSAFTDNRTDDTVDELWLLEHDPVFTLGQAGLEEHVLFAGDIPVVRVDRGGQVTYHGPGQIVAYPMINLRRVGVGVRELVCKIEQAIIDTLGDWNIGAARREGAPGVYTADAKVAALGLRVRRGCSFHGLAFNINMDLEPFHRINPCGYKGLEVTQMVDLGGPSRLSDVEDVLVQEFCKQFGFHAVESAPIIPELPARVAV
- a CDS encoding DUF493 family protein, which gives rise to MKEIDFSQAQAEGKGFQFPAQFEVTAIGNANAGLTARVPEILHGIGLEVLHETVTSKLTPAGNYESVTISFVAPTREKYMEAHEALRADENIRFTL
- a CDS encoding D-alanyl-D-alanine carboxypeptidase family protein — protein: MKLLPRSLFAFAAAALVAGVTVAQQTPPRPAVPRPVVPEAPVPPPPDVEGKSWVLMDYNTGQIIAQKDMDMQVEPASITKVMTDYVVSAEVANGKIHMTDPVTISENAWRGGGASTDGSTSFLKLNSQVPLKDLLYGMIIQSGNDAAIALAEHTAGSEPAFANLMNAYAKQIGMVHSNFENASGYPVANHFTTAHDIAILSRALIHDFPEDYAISAVKEFEWNGIKQHNRNLLLWRDNTVDGIKTGHTAAAGYCLAASAKQGDARMIAIVMGAGSEKGRADSALALMNYGFRFYESHKLYDANKPLATPKLWKGAENTLPLGVAENVLVSVKRGDYDKLKANLDVPGTLIAPFKKGQQVGTLRVTLDGQPVQTIPLVALNDAPEGGFFSRLWDTIMLWFHSDDSGKK
- a CDS encoding septal ring lytic transglycosylase RlpA family protein is translated as MKTATVGAVNMMRTALVLTVMLLAACGGGHNTRPVARGGSPSRGGHDDISKSQSSRYRSNSDSVPTDIPDVSKIPEPVPKVEPRSLYGNKSPYSVLGQTYNVMSNPRGYVERGIASFYGNKFHGYKTSNLEEYDMYQFSAAHKTLPLPSYARVTNLENGKSVVVRVNDRGPFHENRIIDLSFAAAVKIGVWPSGTGLVEVRAIDPSDPDAVYTATPPLASTAPKPSPVTAPPPPARPARSPAPPAARTAPTPSAVVAGAVLASTPRPAPNTTTSTPVAVGNPEDAGPVQGMTDASASEALPPMAGQGARPVASPSGPVAARGPSAAIPAPVGNAASPSGVAGKPTIYLQVGAFSDTANAQRVADQLNRAGLGPVSVVETSIAGRSVRRVRVGPLADVDTADRVTDQIAGMGLPRPSVAVD